From a region of the Microterricola gilva genome:
- a CDS encoding lysophospholipid acyltransferase family protein: MPAPTQSGRRVRSEKSHPSIFWIFALLAVPLMNLAARYEIRDGHKMPRHGAYVLAPNHYSEIDPVVVGVVAWKLGRYPRFLAKASVFKVPVLGWALRVSGQIPVDRHGNKSHSAIRAAEELVEKGRMVVVYPEGSLTRDPDLWPMRGKTGAVRIALERGIPVIPVAHWGTQQLMARYSKKISLFPRKHILVKVGDPVNLDAFRDKPLDTASLNQATAVVMDAITALLEDLRGEKAPAERWNPSAHDQKETGRFDS, translated from the coding sequence ATGCCCGCACCAACACAGTCCGGACGCCGCGTGCGCTCGGAGAAGAGTCACCCGTCGATCTTCTGGATCTTCGCGCTGCTCGCCGTTCCGCTGATGAACCTCGCTGCCCGCTACGAGATTCGTGACGGGCACAAGATGCCTCGGCACGGCGCCTATGTGCTCGCGCCGAATCACTACAGCGAGATCGACCCCGTCGTCGTCGGCGTCGTCGCGTGGAAGCTGGGGCGTTACCCCCGCTTCCTCGCGAAGGCCTCCGTCTTCAAGGTTCCCGTGCTCGGCTGGGCGCTGCGTGTCTCGGGGCAGATCCCCGTCGACCGCCACGGCAACAAGTCGCACTCCGCGATTCGTGCCGCGGAGGAGCTCGTCGAAAAGGGACGCATGGTCGTCGTCTACCCGGAGGGCTCGCTGACCCGCGACCCCGATCTCTGGCCGATGCGCGGCAAGACCGGCGCCGTGCGCATCGCGCTTGAGCGCGGCATCCCCGTCATCCCCGTCGCGCACTGGGGCACCCAGCAGCTGATGGCCCGCTACTCGAAGAAGATCAGCCTCTTCCCGCGCAAGCACATTCTCGTCAAGGTCGGTGACCCCGTGAACCTAGACGCATTCAGAGACAAGCCTCTCGACACCGCATCCCTCAACCAGGCGACCGCCGTGGTGATGGATGCCATCACCGCACTGCTCGAAGATCTGCGCGGAGAGAAGGCTCCGGCCGAGCGTTGGAACCCCAGCGCCCACGACCAAAAGGAGACGGGTCGTTTTGACTCCTAG
- a CDS encoding TerC family protein has translation MQLELPIAFEIGSLVVLTLILVADLLIVFKRPHVPSMKEASLWVGFYVFLALVFAGLMLLFAGGEYAGQFLAGWLTEYSLSIDNLFVFVIIMARFSVPRKYQQEVLMVGIIIALVLRGIFILLGAQLIESFSWVFYIFGAFLLFTAIKQAFGKEDEGDGENGLIRWLRRRVKISDDFDGAKVRTVIDGRKVLTPMIIVFIAIGTTDLIFALDSIPAIFGITQSPFIVFTANVFALMGLRQLYFLLGGLLERLEYLKYGIAFILFFIGVKLVFHAMHTNELPFINGGHGIEWAPEIDTWTSLAVIIASMAVATIASLIKARADAKKRGHTLLEEVPHFTED, from the coding sequence GTGCAACTCGAGCTGCCCATCGCATTCGAAATCGGATCACTTGTCGTTCTGACGCTGATCCTCGTCGCCGATCTCCTGATCGTCTTCAAACGCCCCCACGTGCCCTCCATGAAAGAGGCGTCGCTCTGGGTGGGTTTCTACGTCTTCCTGGCCCTGGTTTTCGCAGGCCTCATGCTGCTCTTCGCCGGCGGCGAGTACGCCGGCCAGTTCCTGGCCGGTTGGCTCACCGAGTACAGCCTGTCGATCGACAATCTGTTCGTCTTCGTGATCATCATGGCCCGCTTCAGCGTGCCGCGGAAGTACCAGCAAGAAGTGCTGATGGTTGGCATCATCATCGCCCTCGTGCTGCGCGGAATCTTCATTCTGCTCGGCGCCCAGCTCATCGAGAGCTTCAGCTGGGTCTTCTACATCTTCGGTGCCTTCCTCCTCTTCACGGCCATCAAGCAGGCCTTCGGCAAGGAAGACGAGGGTGACGGAGAGAACGGCCTCATCCGGTGGCTGCGTCGCCGCGTCAAGATCAGTGACGACTTCGACGGTGCCAAGGTGCGCACCGTCATCGACGGCCGCAAAGTGCTCACCCCGATGATCATCGTCTTCATCGCGATCGGCACCACCGACCTGATCTTCGCCCTCGACTCGATCCCCGCGATCTTCGGCATCACCCAGAGCCCGTTCATCGTATTCACCGCGAACGTGTTCGCCCTGATGGGTCTGCGCCAGCTCTACTTCCTCCTCGGTGGCCTGCTTGAGCGCCTGGAGTACCTCAAGTACGGCATCGCGTTCATCTTGTTCTTCATCGGTGTGAAGCTCGTCTTCCACGCCATGCACACCAACGAGCTGCCGTTCATCAACGGCGGCCACGGCATCGAGTGGGCTCCGGAGATCGACACGTGGACATCGCTCGCCGTGATCATCGCCTCGATGGCGGTCGCGACGATCGCGAGCCTGATCAAGGCACGTGCGGATGCCAAGAAGCGCGGTCACACGCTGCTCGAAGAGGTCCCGCACTTCACCGAGGACTAG
- a CDS encoding TIGR00645 family protein: MSIVTPPTRQFRKSPASTALGYTIFFSRWLQAPLYLGLIVAQGVYVVLFMRELWHLITHLETLTETGVMLLVLGLIDVVMIANLLIMVIIGGYETFVSKINLDGHPDQPEWLSHVNANVLKVKLAMAIIGISSIHLLKTFIAVGDMGAPNYDGGYTWDGVLWQVVIHCVFILSAMALAWIDKISHKAHLEAVQAHTLDDAVVTD; this comes from the coding sequence GTGAGCATCGTCACGCCGCCGACCCGTCAATTCCGCAAGAGCCCGGCGTCGACAGCTCTCGGCTACACGATCTTCTTCAGCCGCTGGCTGCAGGCGCCCCTCTACCTCGGTCTCATCGTCGCCCAGGGTGTCTACGTCGTGCTCTTCATGCGCGAGCTGTGGCACCTCATCACGCACCTCGAGACGCTGACCGAGACCGGCGTGATGCTGCTCGTCCTCGGCCTCATCGACGTCGTCATGATCGCGAACCTGCTGATCATGGTCATCATCGGCGGCTACGAGACCTTCGTCTCGAAGATCAACCTCGACGGTCACCCCGACCAGCCGGAGTGGCTCAGCCACGTGAACGCCAACGTGCTGAAGGTCAAGCTGGCCATGGCGATCATCGGCATCTCCTCGATCCACCTGCTCAAGACCTTCATCGCCGTCGGCGACATGGGCGCCCCGAACTACGACGGCGGCTACACCTGGGACGGCGTGCTCTGGCAGGTCGTCATCCACTGTGTCTTCATTCTCTCGGCCATGGCGCTGGCCTGGATCGACAAGATCTCGCACAAGGCGCACCTCGAAGCCGTGCAGGCCCACACGCTGGACGACGCCGTCGTAACGGACTGA
- the leuD gene encoding 3-isopropylmalate dehydratase small subunit: protein MEKFTTVTGVAAPLRRSNVDTDQIIPAVFLKRVTKTGFDDALFYGWRQDPEFVLNKPEFQGARVLVAGADFGTGSSREHAVWALRDFGFDVVLSPRFGDIFRGNSGKQGLLAAQISEEDVEKIWAAIDANPGIEATVDLVERTVTVGDLQLPFEVDDYTRWRLLEGLDDIGLTLRDEALITEFEATRESWLPQTLPVRQNVQAEI from the coding sequence ATGGAGAAGTTCACAACCGTCACGGGCGTCGCGGCTCCGCTGCGCCGCTCCAACGTCGACACCGACCAGATCATCCCCGCCGTCTTCCTCAAGCGCGTCACCAAGACTGGCTTCGACGACGCGCTCTTCTACGGCTGGCGTCAGGACCCGGAGTTCGTGCTCAACAAGCCCGAGTTCCAGGGCGCGCGCGTGCTGGTCGCCGGTGCCGATTTCGGCACGGGATCCTCGCGTGAGCACGCCGTGTGGGCGCTGCGCGACTTCGGCTTCGACGTGGTGCTGAGCCCGCGTTTCGGTGACATCTTCCGCGGGAACTCAGGCAAGCAGGGCCTGCTCGCCGCCCAGATCAGCGAGGAGGATGTCGAGAAGATCTGGGCAGCCATCGACGCGAACCCGGGAATAGAAGCGACCGTCGATCTGGTTGAGCGAACTGTCACCGTCGGTGATCTTCAGCTTCCGTTCGAGGTTGACGATTACACTCGGTGGCGGCTGCTCGAAGGTCTTGACGACATCGGGCTCACCCTGCGCGACGAAGCGTTGATTACAGAATTCGAGGCAACCCGCGAGAGCTGGTTGCCACAGACCCTCCCAGTGAGGCAGAACGTGCAGGCGGAAATTTGA
- a CDS encoding NAD(P)H-dependent glycerol-3-phosphate dehydrogenase has protein sequence MTPRAKTATVRPGTRVAVLGAGSWGTTFAKILADGGADVVLWARRPELAREIQEAKRNSDYLPGINLPISLRATARLDLALAGAEQVFVSVPSQSLRENLIAAEPHLGANAIIVSLMKGVERSSGLRMSEVIEQVLPISPDNIAAISGPNLALEIAKQQPTAAVVSSTSLETAQAVALLARNDYFRSFVNTDVIGTEFGGVLKNLIAVAIGIVDGVGYGENTKASIITRGLVEMTDFAVAYGAHPETLAGLAGLGDLIATCQSPLSRNNTAGRLLGQGYSQSDVVKQMQQTTEGLASVGPILELAKAKGVEMPIVEQVRQVLAGTLNPRDIAPHLTTDSDEPQGERTLDDAQAHGGAALWGSVKRAFDQLRNSGRGSLGD, from the coding sequence TTGACTCCTAGGGCCAAGACCGCAACCGTTCGACCGGGGACACGCGTCGCCGTGCTCGGAGCGGGAAGCTGGGGGACGACCTTCGCCAAGATCCTCGCCGACGGCGGGGCAGACGTCGTGCTGTGGGCGCGCCGGCCTGAGCTCGCACGCGAGATCCAGGAGGCCAAGCGCAACAGCGACTACCTGCCTGGCATCAACCTGCCGATCTCGCTCCGCGCGACCGCCAGGCTCGACCTGGCCCTCGCAGGCGCCGAGCAGGTGTTCGTCTCCGTTCCGAGCCAGTCGCTGCGGGAGAACCTGATCGCCGCCGAGCCGCACCTGGGCGCGAACGCGATCATCGTCTCCCTGATGAAGGGCGTCGAACGTTCGAGCGGGCTGCGCATGAGCGAGGTGATCGAGCAGGTCCTGCCGATCAGCCCGGACAACATTGCGGCGATCTCCGGCCCCAACCTCGCCCTCGAGATCGCGAAGCAGCAGCCGACGGCCGCCGTCGTCTCCTCGACGAGCCTCGAGACGGCCCAGGCCGTCGCGCTGCTCGCCCGCAACGACTACTTCCGTTCCTTCGTGAACACCGACGTCATCGGCACGGAGTTCGGTGGCGTGCTGAAGAACCTGATCGCCGTCGCCATCGGCATCGTCGACGGCGTCGGCTACGGCGAGAACACGAAGGCGTCGATCATCACGCGCGGGCTCGTCGAGATGACCGACTTCGCCGTGGCGTACGGTGCGCATCCGGAGACGCTCGCCGGCCTCGCCGGACTCGGCGACCTCATCGCCACCTGCCAGTCCCCGCTCTCGCGCAACAACACGGCCGGGCGTCTGCTCGGCCAGGGCTACAGCCAGAGCGACGTGGTCAAGCAGATGCAACAGACAACTGAGGGCCTGGCATCCGTCGGCCCCATTCTCGAACTGGCCAAGGCCAAGGGTGTCGAGATGCCGATCGTCGAGCAGGTGCGCCAGGTTCTGGCCGGCACGCTGAACCCGCGCGACATCGCACCGCACCTCACAACCGATTCGGACGAGCCGCAAGGCGAAAGGACTCTCGATGACGCACAAGCTCACGGTGGCGCTGCTCTTTGGGGGTCGGTCAAGCGAGCATTCGATCAGTTGCGCAACAGCGGGCGGGGTTCTCTCGGCGATTGA
- the leuC gene encoding 3-isopropylmalate dehydratase large subunit, giving the protein MTTETRSASRPRTLAEKVWDAHLVKKGEDGTPDLIYIDLHLVHEVTSPQAFDGLRMAGRQLRRPDLTIATEDHNTPTLAIDKPIADLTSRTQIETLRRNCDEFGVRLHSLGDIEQGIVHVVGPQLGLTQPGITVVCGDSHTSTHGAFGAMAFGIGTSEVEHVMATQTLPLKPFKTMAITVEGELRPGVTAKDIILAVIAKIGTGGGQGYVLEYRGSAIRALSMDGRMTICNMSIEAGARAGMVAPDATTYEYLKGRAHAPSGQDWDDAVAYWDTLATDDGASFDAEVVIDANTLEPFVTWGTNPGQGISLSDTVPNPADFSDANERAAAERALEYMDLTAGTPLKEVAVDAVFMGSCTNSRIEDLRAFASVIQGKKKADGVRVMVVPGSARVRIEAEAEGLDKIITDFGAEWRFAGCSMCLGMNPDQLAPGERCASTSNRNFEGRQGKGGRTHLVSPLVAAATAIRGTLSSPWDLEHGTESLNTEGEAK; this is encoded by the coding sequence ATGACCACAGAAACACGTTCTGCATCACGCCCGCGCACCCTGGCCGAGAAGGTCTGGGACGCCCACCTCGTGAAGAAGGGTGAGGACGGCACTCCCGACCTCATCTACATCGACCTGCACCTCGTTCACGAGGTCACCAGCCCGCAGGCATTCGACGGGCTGCGCATGGCCGGCCGGCAGCTCCGCCGCCCCGATCTGACGATCGCGACGGAGGACCACAACACGCCGACGCTCGCCATCGACAAGCCCATCGCCGATCTCACGAGCCGCACCCAGATCGAGACGCTCCGCCGCAACTGCGACGAGTTCGGTGTCCGCCTGCACTCGCTCGGCGACATCGAGCAGGGCATCGTGCACGTCGTCGGCCCCCAGCTCGGGCTCACGCAGCCGGGCATCACCGTGGTCTGCGGTGACTCGCACACCTCGACCCACGGCGCGTTCGGCGCCATGGCCTTCGGCATCGGCACGAGCGAGGTCGAGCACGTGATGGCGACGCAGACGTTGCCCCTCAAGCCGTTCAAGACGATGGCGATCACCGTCGAGGGCGAGCTTCGCCCCGGTGTTACAGCCAAGGACATCATCCTCGCCGTCATCGCCAAGATCGGCACAGGCGGAGGCCAGGGCTACGTGCTCGAGTACCGCGGAAGCGCCATCCGTGCGCTGTCGATGGACGGCCGCATGACGATCTGCAACATGTCGATCGAGGCCGGTGCCCGTGCGGGCATGGTTGCACCGGATGCCACGACCTACGAGTACCTGAAGGGCCGCGCCCACGCGCCATCCGGCCAGGACTGGGACGACGCCGTCGCATACTGGGACACCCTCGCCACTGATGACGGCGCCAGCTTCGACGCCGAGGTCGTCATCGACGCGAACACGCTCGAGCCGTTCGTCACCTGGGGCACCAACCCCGGCCAGGGCATCTCGCTGAGTGACACGGTCCCGAACCCGGCCGACTTCAGCGACGCCAACGAGCGCGCAGCCGCCGAGCGGGCACTGGAGTACATGGACCTGACCGCTGGCACTCCGCTCAAGGAGGTGGCCGTCGACGCCGTCTTCATGGGCTCGTGCACGAACAGCCGCATCGAAGACCTGCGCGCGTTCGCCAGCGTCATCCAGGGCAAGAAGAAGGCCGACGGCGTGCGCGTCATGGTCGTTCCCGGATCCGCCCGCGTGCGCATCGAGGCAGAGGCCGAGGGCCTCGACAAGATCATCACCGACTTCGGTGCCGAGTGGCGTTTCGCCGGCTGCTCGATGTGCCTCGGCATGAACCCGGACCAGCTGGCCCCGGGGGAGCGCTGCGCATCCACCTCGAACCGCAACTTCGAGGGCCGCCAGGGCAAGGGCGGTCGCACCCACCTGGTCTCCCCGCTCGTGGCAGCGGCAACCGCCATCCGCGGCACGCTGTCGAGCCCGTGGGACCTCGAGCACGGCACCGAGTCGCTGAACACAGAGGGAGAGGCGAAGTAG
- a CDS encoding PP2C family protein-serine/threonine phosphatase, translating to MATDLPSTIALPSGTLALVVEARSDVGLVRKVNEDSLLAAPPVFLVADGMGGHARGDAASQVVTRVFTEHIVPGVLTTPEQVLDAIHSANDAVRDLSEAGDSGTAVAGTTLTGVALVDGDIENEYGWMIFNVGDSRVYSWDGRVLEQQSVDHSAVQAMVDAGLISAEDAEQHPERNVITRALGAEDTVDVDVWLSSPVEHSTFLICSDGLTKELDRSEITAIFARREARGDFGGIADELVEAAVEAGGRDNVSVVVVRTDAFTPSASL from the coding sequence GTGGCAACAGACCTGCCGAGCACCATCGCGCTGCCGAGCGGCACACTTGCGCTCGTCGTCGAGGCGCGCAGCGACGTCGGCCTCGTGCGCAAGGTGAACGAGGACTCGCTCCTCGCCGCACCGCCCGTCTTCCTGGTCGCCGACGGCATGGGCGGGCACGCGCGCGGCGACGCGGCCAGCCAGGTGGTCACCCGCGTCTTCACCGAGCACATCGTGCCCGGCGTCCTGACCACCCCGGAGCAGGTGCTCGACGCCATCCACTCGGCCAATGACGCCGTCCGAGATCTGAGCGAGGCCGGGGACTCTGGAACGGCGGTCGCCGGCACAACGCTGACCGGTGTCGCCCTCGTCGACGGCGACATCGAGAACGAGTATGGCTGGATGATCTTCAACGTCGGGGACTCCCGGGTGTACAGCTGGGACGGCCGCGTGCTCGAGCAGCAGAGTGTCGACCACTCCGCCGTGCAGGCGATGGTGGATGCCGGCCTCATCAGCGCAGAGGATGCGGAGCAGCACCCCGAACGCAACGTGATCACCCGCGCGCTCGGCGCCGAGGACACCGTCGACGTCGATGTCTGGCTGAGTTCACCGGTCGAGCACAGCACCTTCCTGATCTGTTCCGACGGGCTCACCAAAGAACTCGACCGCAGCGAGATCACGGCGATCTTCGCCAGACGCGAGGCGCGGGGAGACTTCGGCGGCATCGCCGACGAGCTCGTCGAGGCCGCCGTCGAGGCCGGCGGGCGCGACAATGTCTCTGTTGTCGTCGTGCGAACGGACGCCTTCACGCCGAGTGCTAGCCTGTAA
- the tdh gene encoding L-threonine 3-dehydrogenase has translation MLALFKPHGAPGLELADRPEPQPGDHEVKIRVLRTGICGTDLHIESWDAWAASTIKPPIIPGHEFYGEVVEVGRDVRDVQVGARVSGEGHIVCGICRNCRAGRRQMCIRTVSVGVNRDGAFAEYVVIPESNVWVHTDDVSPEVAAIFDPFGNAVHTALSFPLVGEDVLITGAGPIGLMSAAVARHIGARYIVVTDVSEPRLELARQMGADLTVNVAERRIVEAQRELGMREGFDVGFEMSGHPGALPEMIENLNHGGRVAMLGLPSAPIDVDWAKVVTHMLTIKGIYGREMYESWNAMSAMLQSSSELRGALSAVITDRFPAREWEAGFAAAREAHGGKVVLDWSEV, from the coding sequence GTGCTGGCACTATTCAAGCCACACGGCGCTCCCGGACTGGAACTGGCCGATCGGCCGGAACCCCAACCGGGCGACCATGAAGTAAAAATCCGCGTGCTGCGAACCGGCATCTGCGGAACAGATCTGCACATCGAGAGTTGGGATGCCTGGGCGGCGAGCACCATCAAGCCACCCATCATCCCCGGCCACGAGTTCTACGGCGAGGTCGTCGAGGTCGGCCGAGACGTGCGCGACGTGCAGGTCGGCGCCCGCGTGTCCGGAGAGGGCCACATCGTGTGCGGCATCTGCCGCAACTGTCGCGCAGGGCGCAGGCAGATGTGCATCCGCACCGTGAGCGTCGGCGTGAACCGCGACGGCGCATTCGCCGAGTACGTGGTGATCCCGGAGAGCAACGTCTGGGTGCACACGGATGACGTCTCCCCCGAGGTCGCCGCGATCTTCGACCCGTTCGGCAACGCCGTGCACACCGCACTCAGCTTCCCGCTCGTCGGCGAAGACGTGCTCATCACCGGTGCAGGGCCCATCGGGCTCATGTCGGCGGCCGTCGCGCGCCACATCGGCGCCCGCTATATCGTCGTCACCGACGTCTCAGAGCCCCGCCTCGAACTGGCCAGGCAGATGGGCGCCGATCTCACCGTGAACGTCGCCGAGCGGCGGATCGTCGAGGCGCAGCGGGAGCTCGGGATGCGCGAGGGCTTCGACGTCGGCTTCGAGATGAGCGGCCACCCCGGCGCACTGCCGGAGATGATCGAGAACCTCAACCACGGCGGACGTGTCGCAATGCTCGGTCTGCCGAGCGCCCCGATCGATGTCGACTGGGCCAAGGTCGTGACGCACATGCTCACGATCAAGGGGATCTACGGCCGCGAGATGTACGAGTCGTGGAACGCGATGAGCGCCATGCTGCAGTCCAGCAGCGAGCTGCGCGGCGCACTCTCGGCCGTCATCACCGACCGCTTCCCCGCGCGAGAGTGGGAGGCCGGTTTCGCAGCGGCACGGGAGGCACACGGCGGCAAGGTCGTGCTCGATTGGAGTGAGGTCTGA
- a CDS encoding glycine C-acetyltransferase, with protein sequence MYGTMKQRAQQSLDEIAAAGLYKHERRISSAQSAHITANGGDVLNFCANNYLGLADHPDIIGAAKTAMDDWGFGLASVRFICGTQDLHIELERRVSEFLGTDDAILFSSCFDANGGVFEGLFGAEDAIISDSLNHASIIDGIRLCKARRLRYANRDMVELEAQLVASADARTRVIVTDGVFSMDGSLAPLAEICDLAERYDALVMVDDSHAVGFVGEHGRGTPELAGVSDRVDIYTGTFGKALGGASGGYVAAHAELVALLRQRARPYLFSNTVAPAVVAGTLAALDLIAGSGDDRERLRQNAAHFRARMTEEGFDLIPGEHPIVPVMFGDAALAARIADHMLGDGVYVIAFSYPVVPQGTARIRVQLSAAHSRDDIEKAVAAFVSARAAESPAQPS encoded by the coding sequence ATGTACGGAACCATGAAACAGCGGGCTCAGCAGAGCCTTGACGAGATCGCGGCGGCCGGGCTGTACAAGCACGAGCGGCGCATCAGTTCGGCGCAGTCCGCGCACATCACGGCCAACGGCGGCGACGTGCTCAACTTCTGCGCCAACAACTACCTGGGGCTCGCCGACCACCCAGACATCATCGGGGCGGCGAAGACCGCGATGGACGACTGGGGCTTCGGCCTGGCGAGTGTTCGCTTCATCTGCGGCACGCAGGATCTGCACATCGAGCTGGAGCGGCGCGTCTCCGAGTTCCTCGGCACCGACGACGCGATCCTGTTCTCGAGTTGCTTCGATGCGAACGGCGGAGTCTTCGAGGGACTCTTCGGGGCGGAAGACGCCATCATCTCCGACTCGCTCAACCACGCGTCGATCATCGACGGCATCCGACTCTGCAAGGCCAGGCGCCTACGTTACGCCAACCGCGACATGGTCGAGCTCGAGGCGCAGCTCGTCGCGTCCGCGGATGCCAGGACGCGCGTCATCGTGACCGACGGCGTGTTCTCCATGGACGGCTCGCTGGCTCCGCTGGCCGAGATCTGCGACCTCGCCGAACGCTACGACGCGCTCGTGATGGTCGACGACTCGCACGCGGTCGGCTTCGTCGGCGAGCACGGCCGGGGCACCCCGGAGCTGGCCGGCGTCTCCGATCGGGTCGACATCTACACCGGCACGTTCGGCAAGGCCCTCGGCGGGGCGTCCGGCGGTTACGTCGCGGCCCACGCCGAACTCGTCGCACTGCTGCGCCAGCGCGCGCGGCCGTACCTGTTCTCGAACACGGTCGCCCCGGCCGTCGTCGCCGGCACGCTGGCCGCGCTCGACCTGATCGCAGGCAGCGGGGATGACAGGGAGCGGCTGCGTCAGAACGCCGCGCACTTCCGGGCGCGGATGACGGAGGAGGGCTTCGATCTGATTCCGGGCGAGCACCCGATCGTTCCCGTCATGTTCGGCGATGCCGCCCTGGCCGCCAGGATCGCGGACCACATGCTGGGCGACGGCGTGTATGTGATCGCATTCAGCTACCCCGTCGTCCCGCAGGGGACGGCGCGGATCCGGGTACAGCTGAGTGCTGCGCACAGCCGCGACGACATCGAGAAGGCCGTCGCGGCGTTCGTGAGCGCCAGGGCTGCGGAGAGCCCGGCCCAGCCCTCCTAG
- the murA gene encoding UDP-N-acetylglucosamine 1-carboxyvinyltransferase, producing the protein MNSLGDDAKNHGSAVGLSVDKITIHGGKPLVGRIELKGAKNLVTKAMVAALLGETPSVLKDVPNISDVRIVRGLLEVHGVHVSEGEEEGELILDPTNVEVAHFAAIDAHAGSSRIPILFCGPLLHRLGEAFIPDLGGCRIGDRPIDFHLDVLRTFGAVVEKLPSGIRMSAPNGLHGAKVELPYPSVGATEQVLLTAVRAEGITELKGAAIEPEIMDLINILQKMGATITVDTDRVIRIEGVEHLSGYTHRSLFDRNEAASWAAAALATEGDITVGGARQAEMLTFLNVYRKVGGQFDILDDGIRFYHPGGELNPVIIETGVHPGFMTDWQQPLVVALTKAKGVSIVHETVYEQRFGFVDALVDMGATIQIHKECLGGQACRFGQRNFNHSAVITGPTVLKGADIEVPDLRGGFSHLVAALSADGTSTVSNVGIIARGYENFLTKLEILGADFVLED; encoded by the coding sequence TTGAACAGTCTCGGCGATGATGCAAAGAACCACGGCTCGGCCGTCGGTCTCTCCGTCGACAAGATCACCATCCACGGCGGCAAGCCGCTCGTGGGACGCATTGAGCTGAAGGGCGCGAAGAACCTCGTCACCAAGGCGATGGTTGCTGCGCTGCTGGGCGAGACGCCCAGCGTGCTCAAGGATGTTCCGAACATCAGCGACGTCCGCATTGTGCGCGGACTCCTTGAGGTGCACGGCGTCCACGTGAGCGAGGGCGAAGAAGAGGGCGAGCTCATCCTCGACCCGACCAACGTCGAGGTCGCCCACTTCGCGGCGATCGACGCGCACGCCGGTTCCAGCCGCATCCCGATCCTGTTCTGCGGGCCGCTGCTGCACCGCCTCGGCGAGGCATTCATCCCCGACCTCGGCGGATGCCGCATCGGCGACCGCCCGATCGACTTCCACCTCGACGTGCTGCGCACCTTCGGTGCCGTCGTCGAGAAGCTGCCGAGTGGCATCCGGATGTCGGCCCCGAACGGGCTGCACGGAGCCAAGGTCGAGCTGCCGTACCCGAGCGTCGGTGCCACCGAGCAGGTACTGCTGACCGCTGTGCGTGCTGAGGGCATCACCGAGCTCAAGGGCGCGGCCATCGAGCCCGAGATCATGGATCTCATCAACATCCTGCAGAAGATGGGCGCGACGATCACGGTCGACACCGACCGCGTCATCCGCATCGAGGGCGTCGAGCACCTCAGCGGGTACACGCACCGTTCGCTCTTCGACCGCAACGAGGCAGCCAGCTGGGCCGCCGCCGCGCTGGCAACCGAGGGTGACATCACCGTCGGCGGCGCGCGCCAGGCCGAGATGCTGACCTTCCTCAACGTCTACCGCAAGGTGGGCGGCCAGTTCGACATCCTCGACGACGGCATCCGCTTCTACCACCCAGGCGGCGAGCTCAACCCGGTCATCATCGAGACGGGCGTTCACCCCGGCTTCATGACCGACTGGCAGCAGCCGCTCGTCGTGGCGCTGACCAAGGCCAAGGGTGTCTCGATCGTCCACGAGACCGTCTACGAGCAGCGCTTCGGCTTCGTCGACGCACTGGTCGACATGGGCGCGACGATTCAGATCCACAAGGAGTGCCTCGGTGGTCAGGCCTGCCGTTTCGGGCAGCGCAACTTCAACCACTCCGCTGTGATCACCGGACCGACCGTTCTGAAGGGTGCCGACATCGAGGTTCCCGATCTGCGCGGCGGCTTCAGCCACCTCGTGGCCGCGTTGAGCGCGGACGGAACCTCGACGGTCAGCAACGTCGGAATCATCGCGCGCGGTTACGAGAACTTCCTCACCAAGCTCGAGATTCTCGGTGCAGACTTCGTTCTCGAAGACTGA